A single region of the Brachypodium distachyon strain Bd21 chromosome 3, Brachypodium_distachyon_v3.0, whole genome shotgun sequence genome encodes:
- the LOC100833715 gene encoding glycine-rich RNA-binding protein 1: MAFLHKAGSLLKRSIGSGSPLLQTVRCMSSSKVFIGGVSYGTDGQSLADAFSQYGQVVEAKIIMDRETGRSRGFGFVTYTSAEEAGAAITGMDGKDLQGRIVRVSYAHDRGSRAGVGVGGGYGGIGYNGGGGGYTRGGGGGGYNDGSNFSLGYNTGGNYGVPGGGQGGYGVPQAEQGGYGGNAGGAGGYSADGGKYSGDYLNQGGGEPAPYGGGNYGAINTDNATVDAPPVKFNDLLSDLKDDDAGK; encoded by the exons ATGGCGTTCTTGCACAAGGCCGGGAGTCTTCTCAAGCGATCCATTGGAtctggctcgccgctgctccaGACGGTCCGGTGCATGTCCTCCTCCAAGGTCTTCATCGGAG GCGTCTCGTACGGCACGGATGGTCAGAGCCTCGCTGATGCATTTTCTCAGTACGGTCAAGTCGTAGAAG CTAAGATAATTATGGACCGCGAGACTGGAAGGTCACGGGGATTTGGCTTTGTAACCTACACATCTGCCGAGGAGGCTGGTGCTGCCATTACTGGAATGGATGGGAAG GATCTGCAGGGTCGGATAGTGAGGGTGAGTTATGCTCATGACCGTGGTAGCCGTGCTGGTGTTGGTGTTGGTGGTGGCTATGGCGGTATTGGTTACaatggaggtggtggaggctATACaagaggtggtggtggtggtggataCAATGATGGTAGCAATTTCAGTTTAGGGTACAACACTGGTGGGAACTATGGTGTCCCTGGAGGCGGGCAAGGTGGCTATGGTGTCCCTCAAGCCGAGCAAGGTGGCTATGGTGGTAATGCAGGGGGTGCTGGTGGATATAGTGCTGACGGTGGCAAATATTCTGGTGACTACTTGAATCAAGGGGGTGGAGAACCTGCTCCATATGGAGGTGGAAATTATGGCGCAATCAACACGGACAACGCCACCGTTGATGCACCTCCTGTTAAGTTTAATGACTTGTTAAGTGATCTcaaagatgatgatgctgGCAAATAG
- the LOC100834028 gene encoding ATP synthase subunit gamma, mitochondrial — protein sequence MAMAMTALRREGRRALLSAPSQSAAMAARSPAISQPEIAPLGARSISTQIVRNRMKSVKNIQKITKAMKMVAASKLRAVQTRTENSRGLWQPFTALLGDAPSVDVKKNVIVAITSDKGLCGGINSTSVKVSKALQKMTSGPEKESKYVILGEKGKVQLIRDSRKHIEMTVSELQKNPINYTQVAVLADDILKNVEYDAIRVIFNKFQSVISFRPTLVTILSPEVMEKESESGGKVGDLDSYEIEGGETKSEILQNLTEFQFSCVMYNAVLENACSELGARMSAMDSSSRNAGEMLDRLTLTYNRTRQASITTELTEIISGASALEG from the exons ATGGCGATGGCGATGACGGCGCTGCGACGCGAGGGTAGGCGCGCTCTCCTCTCCGCCCCCTCGCAGTCTGCCGCCATGGCAGCCCGCTCCCCCGCTATCTCCCAGCC GGAGATTGCTCCACTTGGTGCACGGTCCATCTCAACACAAATTG TGAGGAACCGCATGAAAAGTGTCAAGAACATCCAAAAGATTACAAAAGCAATGAAGATGGTTGCAGCATCAAAGCTTCGTGCTGTTCAAACAAGAACAGAGAATTCACGTGGTCTATGGCAGCCATTCACAGCTCTTCTTGGGGATGCTCCTA GCGTCGATGTCAAGAAGAATGTTATTGTAGCCATTACATCTGATAAGGGTCTCTGTGGTGGTATCAACTCTACATCAGTTAAAGTCAGCAAAGCACTCCAGAAAATGACTTCTG GTCCAGAGAAAGAAAGCAAGTATGTCATATTAGGAGAAAAGGGGAAAGTTCAACTCATTCGTGACTCCAGGAAGCATATTGAGATGACAGTATCTGAGTTGCAAAAGAACCCTATTAACTATACACAG GTTGCTGTGCTGGCAGATGACATCTTAAAAAATGTTGAATATGATGCTATAAGGGTTATTTTTAACAAGTTTCAGTCTGTCATATCATTTAGGCCCACACTGGTGACAATACTGTCCCCAGAG GTTATGGAGAAAGAATCTGAATCTGGTGGGAAGGTTGGTGACCTGGATTCATATGAAATTGAAGGAGGTGAAACAAAATCAGAAATTCTGCAGAATCTTACTGAGTTCCAGTTTTCTTGT GTCATGTACAATGCTGTTCTAGAGAATGCTTGCAGTGAGCTTGGTGCCCGTATGTCTGCTATGGACAGCTCCAGCAGAAATGCTGGTGAAATGCTTGATCGCCTCACACTGACATACAACAG GACACGTCAAGCATCTATCACCACAGAGCTCACCGAGATCATATCTGGCGCCTCCGCTCTTGAGGGATGA